One part of the Paracoccus sp. MBLB3053 genome encodes these proteins:
- a CDS encoding YggS family pyridoxal phosphate-dependent enzyme, protein MGLDQIKGRIAAAETAAGRANGEVRLIAVSKVQPAERVERVLATGQRIFGENYVQEAAGKWPAWREQYRGVELHMIGPLQTNKVKPALDLFDAIHTLDRPSLAQKLARQVQDRGSCPQLFVQVNTGAEPQKAGILPDAADDFIRECLALDLTLAGLMCIPPEDQDSRPHFIELRGIARRNGLKGLSMGMSSDFEVAIAEGATHVRVGSAIFGARSYL, encoded by the coding sequence ATGGGACTGGATCAGATCAAGGGCCGCATCGCAGCGGCCGAAACCGCCGCCGGCCGCGCCAATGGCGAGGTCAGGCTGATTGCCGTCAGCAAGGTCCAGCCGGCCGAGCGCGTCGAAAGGGTGCTTGCAACCGGTCAGCGCATCTTCGGCGAAAACTACGTTCAGGAGGCGGCCGGGAAATGGCCGGCCTGGCGCGAGCAATACCGCGGTGTGGAACTCCATATGATCGGGCCATTGCAGACCAACAAGGTAAAGCCCGCGCTTGATCTTTTCGACGCGATCCACACCTTGGATCGACCGTCTCTGGCGCAGAAACTGGCGCGGCAGGTGCAGGATCGCGGCTCGTGTCCGCAATTGTTCGTTCAGGTCAATACCGGCGCCGAGCCTCAGAAGGCCGGAATTCTGCCCGATGCAGCAGATGACTTCATCCGCGAATGTCTTGCGCTTGATCTGACGTTGGCAGGGCTGATGTGCATCCCGCCCGAGGATCAGGATTCGCGGCCGCATTTCATCGAATTGCGTGGGATTGCCCGTCGCAATGGGTTGAAGGGTTTGTCGATGGGCATGAGTTCGGATTTTGAGGTGGCGATCGCCGAAGGGGCGACGCATGTCCGCGTCGGCAGCGCGATCTTCGGGGCGAGATCTTATCTCTGA
- a CDS encoding porin, whose protein sequence is MKKVLFATTALVMTAGVAAAEVALTGTGRMGVIYDGNDAQFSSRLRAIFTMTGESDAGLSFGGSIRADNSASGNQGVAGSVYVSGTYGKLEMGDVVSASEAAVGDLPSVGYTDGGFAGDLEEISYLTGDGANLDQGPNILYQYSINNISLFASASDGSDRRWFTTTGANDNVVCEFDPESGITDCETVSDDDLAWSLAANYEAENFMVGLGYAKQGDAEEWTLGGKASFNNFAVTAIYADYSDRNSISFGGDDATGNFVDDLTLSSENYELGKTWGLGAEYQMDAIRVAGFWRRDELRTTSTGDAAGYGDRDMDSYGIGADYDLGGGATLSGGIVDSDWLNDTVADMGVKFKF, encoded by the coding sequence ATGAAAAAGGTTCTTTTCGCCACCACCGCGCTGGTGATGACGGCTGGCGTGGCCGCCGCTGAAGTCGCCTTGACCGGCACCGGCCGCATGGGTGTGATCTATGACGGCAACGACGCTCAGTTCTCGAGCCGTCTGCGCGCCATCTTCACCATGACCGGTGAAAGCGATGCCGGCCTTTCGTTCGGCGGCTCGATCCGTGCGGACAACTCCGCATCGGGCAACCAGGGTGTTGCTGGCTCGGTCTATGTTTCGGGCACCTATGGCAAGCTCGAAATGGGCGACGTCGTTTCGGCTTCGGAAGCAGCCGTCGGCGACCTGCCGTCGGTCGGCTACACCGATGGTGGCTTCGCTGGCGACCTCGAAGAGATTTCGTACCTGACCGGCGACGGTGCGAACCTCGACCAGGGTCCGAACATCCTGTACCAATACTCGATCAACAACATCTCGTTGTTTGCCTCGGCTTCGGACGGCAGCGACCGTCGTTGGTTCACCACCACCGGCGCGAACGACAACGTCGTGTGTGAATTCGACCCGGAAAGCGGCATCACCGATTGCGAAACCGTTTCGGATGACGATCTGGCTTGGTCGCTTGCTGCCAACTACGAAGCCGAAAACTTCATGGTTGGTCTGGGCTACGCCAAGCAGGGCGACGCTGAAGAGTGGACCCTGGGTGGTAAAGCCAGCTTCAACAACTTCGCCGTCACCGCGATCTATGCCGACTACTCCGATCGTAACTCGATCTCGTTCGGCGGCGACGATGCGACCGGCAACTTCGTTGACGACCTGACCCTGAGCTCGGAGAACTACGAGCTGGGCAAGACCTGGGGCCTGGGCGCTGAGTACCAGATGGACGCGATCCGCGTCGCCGGTTTCTGGCGTCGTGACGAGCTGCGCACCACCTCGACTGGTGATGCAGCCGGCTACGGTGACCGCGACATGGACAGCTACGGCATCGGTGCCGACTACGACCTGGGCGGCGGCGCCACCCTGTCGGGCGGTATCGTCGACAGCGACTGGCTGAACGACACTGTCGCCGACATGGGCGTCAAGTTCAAATTCTGA
- a CDS encoding DUF3576 domain-containing protein — MTRRAARLTATLLLVAGLAACSGSQQSQRQPAERESTLWDLFANRRSANDTVAVNKYLWNASLEVLNFLPIQSIDPFTGVIVTGYGTPPGGGRSYRATVKITDPSLDARALKLSLQGAGGSSVAPDTVRAVEDAILTRARQMRVRDGNL, encoded by the coding sequence ATGACCAGACGCGCCGCACGGCTGACCGCCACCCTGCTACTTGTCGCGGGGCTCGCAGCCTGTTCGGGCAGCCAGCAATCGCAGCGGCAACCCGCCGAGCGCGAGTCGACGCTTTGGGATCTGTTCGCCAACCGCAGAAGTGCGAATGACACCGTTGCCGTGAACAAGTACCTCTGGAATGCCAGCCTCGAAGTCCTGAACTTCCTGCCGATCCAGTCGATCGACCCGTTCACCGGCGTCATCGTCACAGGATATGGCACGCCCCCCGGCGGCGGGCGCAGCTATCGCGCGACAGTCAAGATCACCGACCCGTCGCTTGACGCGCGCGCGCTCAAGCTGTCGCTTCAGGGCGCTGGCGGCAGCAGCGTGGCGCCAGACACGGTGCGCGCCGTCGAAGACGCCATCCTGACCCGCGCGCGTCAGATGCGCGTGCGCGACGGCAATCTCTGA
- the leuS gene encoding leucine--tRNA ligase, with amino-acid sequence MPYDPASSEPRWQEAWNDADTFRAIRDERPKYYVLEMFPYPSGRIHMGHVRNYTMGDVVARFKRAQGFSVLHPMGWDAFGMPAENAAMEQGGHPRDWTYANIATMREQLKPLGLSIDWSREFATCDDEYVHQQQSMFLDFLEAGLIYRKSAMVNWDPVDMTVLANEQVEDGRGWRSGALVERRELTQWFFRISDYSDELLSALDDLNGWPEKVRLMQQNWIGKSRGLQFRFDIVNPPAGFDQIEVYTTRPDTLMGASFAALSPDHPLIKALAAERPEIAEFCAECRRIGTTEEAIETAPKLGFDTGLTVRHPLDPTWELPIWIANFVLMDYGTGAIFGSPAHDERDHEFATKYGLPIRSTFGPKGATLEEADALIAEAPFVPLKSETVSYVRGFSGAADQTGEAAVDAAIQHAEASGYGEGVTKFRLRDWGISRQRYWGCPIPVVHCDRCGTVPEKKENLPVLLPQDVTFDVPGNPLDRHPTWRQTECPVCGKAARRETDTMDTFVDSSWYYARFTAPQASTPTNRADADYWMNVDQYIGGIEHAILHLLYSRFFARAMVKTGHLPDSAKEPFDALFTQGMVTHEIYMTRDERGRPVYHLPESVSDGKLADGTAVEIIPSAKMSKSKKNVVDPVNIVENFGADTARWFMLSDSPPERDVEWTAAGAEAANKFLSRVWRLSDEVGEGNADQDLLRSAHRAIADVTKAIEGFAFNKAVAKLYELANAIGKSKAGGESKREVLRILAQLLAPMVPHLAEEVWSKAGGQGMVVDAAWPEADPAMLVSDSVVLPIQINGKRRAEIEVPKDMSKEEIEAIVLADETVQKFMDGSAPKKLIVVPGRIVNVVV; translated from the coding sequence ATGCCCTATGATCCCGCAAGCAGCGAGCCGCGCTGGCAAGAGGCGTGGAATGACGCGGATACGTTCCGCGCCATCCGTGACGAGAGGCCGAAATATTACGTCCTCGAGATGTTCCCCTATCCTTCGGGGCGCATCCATATGGGGCATGTGCGCAATTACACGATGGGCGATGTGGTCGCGCGTTTCAAACGCGCACAAGGCTTCAGCGTGCTGCATCCGATGGGCTGGGACGCCTTTGGCATGCCCGCCGAGAACGCCGCGATGGAGCAGGGCGGTCATCCCCGCGACTGGACCTATGCCAATATCGCCACCATGCGCGAGCAGCTGAAACCTTTGGGCCTGTCCATCGACTGGAGCCGCGAATTCGCGACCTGCGACGATGAATATGTCCATCAGCAGCAGTCGATGTTCCTCGATTTCCTCGAAGCCGGCCTGATCTATCGCAAATCGGCGATGGTGAACTGGGACCCGGTCGACATGACGGTTCTGGCCAATGAGCAGGTCGAGGACGGTCGCGGCTGGCGCTCGGGCGCGCTGGTCGAGCGCCGCGAGCTGACGCAATGGTTCTTCCGCATCTCGGATTATTCCGATGAATTGCTCTCCGCCTTGGACGATCTGAACGGTTGGCCGGAAAAGGTCCGCCTGATGCAGCAGAACTGGATCGGCAAGTCGCGCGGGCTGCAATTCCGCTTCGACATCGTGAACCCTCCGGCGGGCTTCGATCAGATCGAGGTCTATACCACGCGTCCCGACACGCTGATGGGCGCGAGCTTTGCCGCGCTTTCGCCCGATCACCCGCTGATCAAGGCGCTGGCCGCCGAGCGCCCCGAGATCGCCGAATTCTGCGCCGAATGCCGCCGCATCGGCACCACCGAGGAAGCCATCGAAACCGCGCCGAAGCTCGGCTTCGACACTGGCCTGACCGTGCGCCATCCGCTTGATCCGACTTGGGAATTGCCGATCTGGATCGCGAATTTCGTGCTGATGGATTACGGCACCGGCGCGATTTTCGGCTCCCCCGCCCATGACGAGCGCGACCACGAATTCGCCACCAAATACGGGTTGCCGATCCGCTCGACCTTCGGGCCGAAGGGCGCGACGCTGGAGGAGGCCGACGCGCTGATCGCCGAGGCCCCCTTCGTGCCGCTGAAATCCGAGACCGTGAGCTATGTGCGCGGCTTCTCGGGCGCGGCCGACCAGACCGGCGAGGCCGCCGTCGATGCTGCGATCCAGCATGCCGAGGCCTCGGGCTATGGCGAGGGCGTGACCAAGTTCCGCCTGCGCGACTGGGGCATCTCGCGCCAGCGCTACTGGGGCTGCCCGATCCCGGTCGTGCATTGCGACAGGTGCGGCACGGTCCCCGAGAAGAAAGAGAACCTGCCGGTCCTGCTGCCGCAGGACGTGACCTTCGACGTGCCGGGCAACCCGCTGGACCGTCACCCGACCTGGCGCCAGACCGAATGCCCGGTCTGCGGCAAGGCCGCGCGCCGCGAGACCGACACGATGGACACCTTCGTCGATTCCTCGTGGTATTACGCGCGCTTCACCGCGCCTCAGGCGAGCACGCCGACGAACCGCGCCGATGCGGATTACTGGATGAATGTCGACCAGTATATCGGCGGCATCGAGCATGCGATCCTGCACCTGCTCTATTCGCGCTTCTTCGCCCGGGCCATGGTCAAGACCGGCCACCTGCCGGACTCCGCCAAGGAGCCCTTCGACGCGCTGTTCACGCAAGGCATGGTCACGCACGAGATCTACATGACCCGCGACGAGCGCGGCCGCCCGGTCTATCACCTGCCGGAATCGGTCAGCGACGGGAAGCTCGCCGACGGCACCGCGGTCGAGATCATCCCCTCGGCCAAGATGTCGAAGTCGAAGAAGAACGTCGTCGACCCGGTCAACATCGTCGAGAATTTCGGCGCCGATACCGCACGCTGGTTCATGCTTTCGGACAGCCCGCCCGAGCGCGACGTGGAATGGACCGCCGCCGGGGCCGAGGCCGCGAACAAGTTCCTGTCGCGGGTCTGGCGCCTGTCGGACGAGGTTGGCGAAGGCAATGCCGATCAGGACCTGCTGCGCAGCGCTCATCGCGCGATTGCCGATGTGACAAAGGCAATCGAAGGCTTTGCCTTCAACAAGGCCGTTGCGAAACTCTACGAACTGGCCAACGCAATCGGGAAATCGAAAGCGGGCGGAGAGTCCAAGCGTGAAGTGCTGCGCATCCTTGCGCAACTGCTCGCGCCGATGGTTCCACACCTTGCCGAAGAGGTCTGGTCGAAAGCCGGCGGTCAGGGCATGGTGGTCGACGCCGCCTGGCCCGAGGCGGACCCTGCGATGCTGGTTTCGGACAGCGTGGTGCTGCCCATCCAGATCAACGGCAAGCGCCGGGCAGAGATCGAGGTGCCCAAGGACATGAGCAAGGAAGAGATCGAGGCGATCGTACTGGCCGATGAAACCGTCCAGAAGTTCATGGACGGCTCGGCCCCGAAAAAGCTCATCGTCGTGCCGGGCCGCATCGTCAATGTCGTGGTCTAG
- the lptE gene encoding LPS assembly lipoprotein LptE: MSWSRRAFLLGSLALAACGFSPVYGPGGTGGKLFGKIRTADPETPDDFAFAGRIAERLGPEGAATYELGWQLRIAVVPQAITPDEITTRYALNGSAEYLLTDIDTRRTVARGQVSSFTSYSTTGTTIATMAAEQDAHERLARLLADQVVNRLLALEPSTVE; this comes from the coding sequence ATGTCGTGGTCTAGGCGCGCGTTCCTGCTCGGCTCGCTGGCGCTGGCCGCCTGCGGCTTTTCCCCGGTCTATGGGCCGGGGGGAACCGGCGGCAAGCTCTTCGGCAAGATCCGGACCGCCGATCCCGAGACTCCGGATGACTTTGCCTTTGCCGGCAGGATTGCCGAGCGGCTTGGCCCCGAAGGTGCTGCAACTTACGAACTTGGTTGGCAATTGCGCATCGCAGTCGTGCCCCAGGCGATTACCCCCGATGAGATCACGACACGCTATGCGCTCAACGGAAGCGCGGAATATCTGCTGACCGATATTGATACCCGGCGGACTGTGGCGCGGGGGCAGGTCAGCAGCTTCACCTCCTATTCGACGACCGGCACGACCATCGCCACAATGGCGGCGGAACAGGACGCGCATGAGCGTCTCGCCCGGCTGCTGGCCGATCAGGTCGTGAACAGGCTGCTCGCCCTAGAACCCTCGACCGTCGAATGA
- the holA gene encoding DNA polymerase III subunit delta, which yields MILKGPEIGRYLSRPDPTRPALLIYGQDAMRVALKRAEAVKALVGDGAEEEMRLTRLPGAELRKDPAALLDAVKAVGFFPGQRVVLVDDAPDASAPAVASAIAEWRAGDAVIVVAAGGLSKGSALRKLFEPHPAAVTTPIYDDPPGEDEITRWLSAAGLREVPRDAMRDLISLSRALDPGDFRQTVEKIGLYKHGDETLLTPEEIALLAPATIEAEVDDLVDCVAERRAREFGPLMRRIEGQGIAPVTLCIAALRHFRALHAASSDPGGPGAGIAKLRPPVFGPRRDRMMRQAQDWGMHALEDAIHQLIDTDLVLRSSSKAPPMAVMERMLLRLCMMPRGGR from the coding sequence ATGATCCTGAAAGGCCCAGAGATTGGTCGCTACCTGTCGCGCCCCGACCCGACGCGGCCGGCCTTGCTGATCTATGGACAGGACGCGATGCGCGTTGCGCTGAAGCGCGCCGAGGCGGTCAAGGCGCTCGTCGGAGACGGCGCCGAAGAGGAAATGCGCCTGACGCGCCTGCCCGGGGCCGAGTTGCGCAAGGACCCGGCCGCCCTGCTGGATGCGGTGAAGGCGGTCGGCTTCTTTCCCGGCCAGCGCGTTGTCCTGGTCGATGACGCACCTGATGCCAGTGCCCCTGCCGTAGCATCCGCGATTGCCGAGTGGCGCGCCGGAGATGCGGTCATTGTCGTGGCGGCGGGCGGGCTTTCCAAGGGCTCGGCCCTGCGCAAGCTGTTCGAACCGCATCCCGCAGCGGTGACGACGCCGATCTACGACGATCCGCCCGGAGAGGACGAGATAACCCGCTGGCTGAGCGCGGCGGGCCTGCGCGAGGTGCCCCGCGACGCGATGCGTGACCTGATCTCGCTGAGCCGCGCACTCGACCCCGGCGATTTCCGACAGACGGTCGAGAAGATCGGGCTCTACAAGCATGGCGACGAAACCCTGCTTACCCCCGAAGAGATCGCGCTTCTGGCGCCCGCGACCATCGAGGCCGAGGTCGACGATCTGGTAGATTGCGTAGCCGAACGGCGGGCGCGCGAATTTGGTCCTTTGATGCGAAGGATAGAAGGGCAGGGTATCGCCCCGGTCACGCTTTGCATCGCGGCACTGCGCCATTTCCGTGCCCTGCACGCCGCCTCTTCGGACCCCGGCGGGCCAGGGGCAGGAATCGCGAAACTCCGGCCCCCGGTATTTGGCCCGCGTCGCGACCGCATGATGCGCCAAGCCCAGGACTGGGGAATGCACGCGCTCGAAGACGCGATCCACCAGCTGATCGATACCGATCTTGTCCTGCGATCCTCGTCCAAGGCGCCACCAATGGCCGTCATGGAGCGCATGCTGCTGCGCCTGTGCATGATGCCCCGGGGCGGAAGATGA
- a CDS encoding TIGR03862 family flavoprotein, whose product MTPVERVEALVIGAGPAGLMAAETLARRGVRVVIAEAMPTPARKFLMAGKSGLNLTKDESPDAFRSRLQGGLAHSPGCLGLHETGPAQIMAWTRGLGVELFIGSTGRVFPVGMKGSPMLRAWLARLRGLGVELRTRWRWLGFEDRDFRFETPEGIVLLRPAVTVIALGGASWPRLGSDAAWVPWLEERGVSVAPFQPANMGFRVSWSPAMTRHFGQAVKGVALSAGKLHSRGEWVVTARGIEGGGLYEVAAAMRDGAEARIDLAPDLGQVELARRFSAAAGKLSVGNRLRRVLGDPLRAALLMEWGKPLPGDPATLAQRAKSLPLRHDGPMGLERAISSAGGITAQSVTETLELRDLPGVFAAGEMLDWEAPTGGYLLTTCLASGRLAGQGAAAYLGARH is encoded by the coding sequence ATGACCCCAGTGGAAAGGGTCGAGGCGCTGGTGATCGGCGCCGGACCTGCCGGGCTCATGGCAGCCGAGACCCTTGCCAGGCGTGGTGTCAGGGTGGTGATCGCCGAGGCCATGCCGACCCCTGCGCGCAAGTTTCTGATGGCCGGCAAGTCCGGGCTGAACCTGACCAAGGACGAAAGCCCGGATGCATTCCGATCGCGTCTTCAGGGCGGGTTGGCCCATTCCCCCGGCTGCCTTGGGCTGCATGAAACCGGTCCCGCCCAGATCATGGCATGGACGAGAGGGCTGGGGGTCGAGCTTTTCATCGGGTCGACAGGCCGGGTCTTTCCGGTCGGCATGAAGGGCTCGCCCATGCTGCGGGCATGGTTGGCGCGCTTGCGAGGCCTTGGCGTCGAACTGCGCACGCGCTGGCGCTGGCTCGGCTTCGAAGACCGGGACTTCCGGTTCGAGACACCCGAAGGCATCGTGCTGTTGCGGCCCGCCGTGACCGTGATCGCGCTTGGCGGGGCTAGCTGGCCAAGGCTGGGATCAGACGCAGCCTGGGTCCCCTGGCTTGAAGAGCGCGGTGTTTCGGTCGCTCCATTCCAACCAGCGAATATGGGATTTCGGGTAAGCTGGTCGCCCGCGATGACGCGCCATTTCGGACAGGCGGTCAAGGGCGTCGCCTTGTCGGCAGGCAAGTTGCACAGCCGCGGCGAATGGGTCGTCACCGCGCGGGGAATCGAAGGCGGGGGGCTTTACGAGGTCGCCGCGGCCATGCGCGACGGGGCGGAGGCGCGGATAGACCTGGCGCCCGACCTCGGCCAGGTGGAACTGGCGCGCCGCTTCTCTGCGGCTGCGGGCAAGCTTTCGGTCGGAAACCGGCTGCGACGCGTGCTTGGCGACCCGCTGCGCGCCGCGCTGTTGATGGAATGGGGCAAGCCATTGCCAGGCGATCCGGCGACGCTGGCCCAGCGGGCAAAGTCGCTGCCATTGCGCCATGACGGGCCGATGGGGCTGGAAAGGGCCATTTCCTCGGCCGGGGGCATCACGGCCCAGAGCGTGACCGAGACGCTGGAATTGCGCGACCTGCCGGGCGTCTTCGCCGCAGGAGAAATGCTCGACTGGGAAGCGCCGACCGGGGGTTACCTGCTGACGACCTGCCTTGCCTCGGGCAGGCTGGCCGGGCAGGGCGCCGCCGCCTATCTCGGCGCGCGGCACTGA